The genomic DNA GGTGTGGACGCGGTGCGCGTCGAATCCCTGGCCAAGGCGCTCGGCGTGACCAAGGGCGGCTTCTACGGCTACTTCGCCGACCGCGACGCGCTGCTGACGGAGATGCTGGACACCTGGGAGCGCGAGAGCGTCGACGACGTCCTCGACCGGGTCGAGCGGGAGGGCGGCGACGTGCTGGACAAGGTCCGGCTGGCCGGGCAGCTCACCTTCGCCGGCGACCGCCTGCTCCCCATCGACCTGGCCATCCGCGACTGGGCCCGCCGCGACCAGGCCGTCGCCGAGCGCCTACGCCGCGTGGACAACCGGCGCATGC from Nonomuraea muscovyensis includes the following:
- a CDS encoding TetR/AcrR family transcriptional regulator — translated: MGALRTPRETWVEEGLRALAEGGVDAVRVESLAKALGVTKGGFYGYFADRDALLTEMLDTWERESVDDVLDRVEREGGDVLDKVRLAGQLTFAGDRLLPIDLAIRDWARRDQAVAERLRRVDNRRMQLLRDAISTFCPDPDEVEARSLLAFGAAIGSHLIAADHPGRTRAQVIARAGDLILNRPPSNPRYR